TCGCGGCGGAGGTCGGCGACCCGCACGCGGTGTTGATCCGGGCCCTGGAGCCGCTCGACGCGCCCCCGGCCGCCACCGCGCGGGAGGCGCGCACGCGCAGCGCCGGACCGGGCCGGGTAGGGCGTTGGCTGGACGTCGACCGGCGCGACGATCGCGGGGACGCGGTCACCGGCCGCATCGCGGTGCGCGACGGGACGCCCCCGGCCCGCGTCGCGGTCGGGCCCCGCATCGGGGTGGCGTACGCCGGGGCGTGGGCGGGCGCGCCGCTCCGCTTCGGGGATGCGGACAGCGCCCTCCTGTCGCGGCCCTTCCCCCCCGAGCCGACCTGAGGTCCGCCCGGACGCGACCCCCTGGGTGCGCCGGCGGTCGCGGGGGACCCGCGTCGGAGGGATGGGTCGGGGGGGCGGGTCGGGGCGAGGGTCGGGGGCGTTGCAGACCGCCGCTCGGGCGGCTGGCAGGATGCAGGGATGATCCCTCACGGCCTCCATCACGTCACCGCGGTGTCCGCCGCGATCCGCGACAACCTCCGCTTCTACACCGAGACGTTGGGGTTGCGCCTGGTGAAGCGCAGCGTCAACCAGGACGACGTCTCCGCCTACCACCTGTTCTACGCCGACGGCGCCGGCTCCCCCGGGAGCGACCTGACGTTCTTCGATTTCGCGGTGCCGCGCGAGCGGCGCGGCGGGCACGTCGTGACCCGCACGCACCTCCGCGTCGCGGACGACGACGCGATCGCCGGGTGGGAGGCGCGCCTCCGCGACCGGGGCGTCGCCACCGACGCCGTCACGACGGTGGACGGGCGGACGACCCTCGCGTTCGAGGATCCCGAGGGGCAACGCCTGGCGCTGGTCGCCGACGGCGGCGCCGGCGACCCGCCGGTGCCGTGGGGCGGCAGCGACGTGCCCGAAGCGATGCAGATCCGTGGCTTGGGGCCGGCCCGCGCGACCGTGCCCCGCGCCGACGCGAGCGAGGTGTTGTTGGTGCAGGTGTTCGGCCTCCACCACGACCGGACGTACGAGCTGGACGGTCGCGAGGTGCGGGTGTTGGCGATGGGGGACGGCGGCCCGCACGCCGAGGTCCACCTGGAGATCGCCCCCGACCTGCCCGCCGCCCGTCCCGGCGCGGGCGGCGTGCATCACGTCGCGTTGCGCGTCCGCGACGCCGACTACCGCGCGTGGAGCGACCGCCTGCGGAGCCTGGGGGTGCCGAACAGCGGACCGGTGGACCGCTTCTGGTTCGAGAGCCTGTACGTCCGCGACGGCAACGGCCTGTTGTTCGAGCTGGCGACGGACGGGCCCGGCTTCGCCGTCGACGAGGACCCCGAGCACTTGGGCGAG
This genomic stretch from Trueperaceae bacterium harbors:
- a CDS encoding DNA-3-methyladenine glycosylase, producing the protein MTGARWSRAAFAAPADVVARRLLGAVLEVAPRDGADAPVRRGRIVETEAYLGAADAACHAARGRTARTEPMYGPPGTVYVYLIYGLHHLLNLVAAEVGDPHAVLIRALEPLDAPPAATAREARTRSAGPGRVGRWLDVDRRDDRGDAVTGRIAVRDGTPPARVAVGPRIGVAYAGAWAGAPLRFGDADSALLSRPFPPEPT
- a CDS encoding ring-cleaving dioxygenase: MIPHGLHHVTAVSAAIRDNLRFYTETLGLRLVKRSVNQDDVSAYHLFYADGAGSPGSDLTFFDFAVPRERRGGHVVTRTHLRVADDDAIAGWEARLRDRGVATDAVTTVDGRTTLAFEDPEGQRLALVADGGAGDPPVPWGGSDVPEAMQIRGLGPARATVPRADASEVLLVQVFGLHHDRTYELDGREVRVLAMGDGGPHAEVHLEIAPDLPAARPGAGGVHHVALRVRDADYRAWSDRLRSLGVPNSGPVDRFWFESLYVRDGNGLLFELATDGPGFAVDEDPEHLGEAVVLPPFLEPRRAEIEAGLTPLD